A section of the Flavobacterium ardleyense genome encodes:
- a CDS encoding NAD-dependent deacylase, whose translation MSKKKHIVFFTGAGISQESGLSTFRGQSGLWDNHKIEEIASPEGFAKNPQLVLDFYNSRNAELQKVMPNEAHLLIAKLEEKYDVTVITQNIDDLHERAGSTKVVHLHGELMKCRSCKDENKFYPYDKAIKIGDLAEDGSQIRPFVVWFGEQVPKMDEAFAITESADLFVIVGSSMVVYPAASLLLSVPFESETVYIDPNPSVDHGINLLVIKEKASVGMQILIEEYLP comes from the coding sequence ATGAGCAAGAAAAAACACATCGTATTCTTTACCGGCGCCGGAATTAGTCAAGAAAGTGGGCTAAGTACTTTTCGAGGGCAATCGGGATTGTGGGACAATCATAAGATAGAGGAGATAGCCTCGCCAGAAGGTTTCGCCAAAAATCCGCAGCTAGTTTTAGATTTTTACAATTCTAGAAATGCCGAATTGCAGAAAGTTATGCCAAACGAGGCGCACTTGCTTATTGCCAAATTGGAAGAAAAATATGATGTGACGGTAATCACCCAAAATATTGATGATTTGCACGAGCGAGCGGGCTCTACAAAGGTGGTGCATCTACATGGCGAACTGATGAAATGCCGCAGTTGCAAGGATGAAAATAAATTTTATCCCTACGATAAAGCGATTAAAATTGGTGATTTGGCCGAAGATGGTAGTCAAATCAGGCCGTTTGTTGTCTGGTTTGGTGAGCAGGTGCCTAAGATGGATGAGGCGTTTGCAATCACAGAATCTGCCGATTTATTCGTGATTGTAGGCTCTTCGATGGTCGTGTATCCCGCGGCTTCACTACTACTTTCGGTACCGTTTGAAAGTGAGACCGTTTATATCGACCCGAATCCGTCTGTAGATCACGGAATTAATCTATTGGTTATAAAAGAAAAGGCTTCTGTAGGGATGCAAATTCTGATTGAAGAGTATTTACCATAG
- a CDS encoding DUF6252 family protein, with product MKKISAIILALCFFTLSSCSSDDPVPVDETPEIYLKFFANNQQFIFEPETFTSLQKLINGYIFANDSITRVSLWMPVSPSVGTHQLQNVSATTTNIDTLYSASFWLEDDVFVATTGSITISDIDTDYIKGTFSFTGTSSDGATITISNGTFIAYN from the coding sequence ATGAAAAAAATATCCGCAATAATCCTTGCACTTTGTTTTTTTACACTATCAAGTTGCTCATCGGACGATCCTGTTCCTGTTGATGAAACGCCGGAAATATATCTGAAATTTTTCGCAAATAATCAACAATTTATTTTTGAACCTGAAACTTTTACATCTCTCCAAAAATTGATTAATGGATATATATTTGCCAATGATTCTATTACTCGTGTATCATTATGGATGCCGGTTTCGCCAAGTGTAGGAACACACCAACTGCAAAATGTGTCTGCTACGACTACTAATATCGATACATTATACAGTGCAAGTTTTTGGCTAGAAGATGATGTGTTTGTAGCTACAACAGGCAGCATTACGATAAGTGACATCGATACTGATTATATTAAAGGAACTTTTAGTTTTACAGGAACGAGCAGCGATGGGGCAACAATAACAATTAGTAATGGTACTTTCATTGCGTACAATTAA